GCAACTAAAAGTGGCAAACCTGACCCAATTACCATGTCAATTATTTTGATTATGGTTATTATTAGTGGTGTTTTAAATTTTGTAAATGAAAGTCGAAGTAGCGCAAGTGCGGAAAAACTAGTAAAAATGGTCCAAACTACAACTAGAGTAGAAAGAGACGGAATTTTTTATGAAATTCCACTTGAAGAAGTAGTAGCAGGTGATATTGTAATTCTAGCCGCAGGTGATATTATTCCTGCTGATATTAAAATTCTTAGTGCAAAAGATCTCTTCGTTTCACAATCATCTTTAACTGGTGAAAGTGATGCGATTGAAAAATTTGCAACTAATTTTGCGGATTCATCAGCAAACGTAACAGATTATACAAATTTAGCTTTTATGGGTTCTAATGTTGTTTCAGGTTCTGCAAAAGCAATAGTATTAAATGCCGGTAATCACACATATTTAGGTCAAATTGCGCAAAAAATTAACGAAAAACCAACAAAAACAGATTTTGAAAAAGGAATTAAATCAGTTTCATGACTCTTAATTCGTGTCATGCTTATTGTTGTACCTTTAGTTTTTATAATTACAGGATTTAGAGGCGAATTCAAAGTAGGAAAAACTTGATTAGATGCTTTTTTATTTGCTATTTCTGTGGCAGTTGGTTTAACACCAGAAATGCTACCTATGATTGTGACAAGTACTTTGGCTAAAGGTGCTTTATCAATGTCTAAAAAACAAACAATTGTTAAAAGTTTAGGTTCAATTCAAAATTTTGGAGCAATGGACATATTTTGCACTGACAAAACAGGAACTTTAACAATGGATCAAGTTGTTTTGGAAAGACACTTGGATGTTGCTGGTCAAGAAAATAACAAAGTTTTAAAATATGGTTTTTTGAATAGTTTTTACCAAACAGGTTTAAAAAATTTGTTAGATATCTCAATTATTGAAAGAACTGAAGAACTTTCTGATGTAGATTTAACTTTGAGATCTTTAGAAGATCAATATCGTAAAATTGATGAAATACCTTTTGATTTTCAAAGAAAAAGAATGTCCGTAGTTGTTAGAAATAAAGAAACTAAAGATAGTGAATTAATTACTAAGGGTGCTGTTGAAGAAATTTTAAACATTTGTACACATATTGAATACAATGGTGAAGTTTCACAATTAAATGAAAAACAAGTTCAAAAAGTTTTAAAACATGTTGATAAATTAAATGATCAAGGCATGAGAGTTATTGCGGTTGCTAAAAAAAGTGCGAATTATAAAAATGATAAATTTGAACTTAGTGATGAAAGCGACATGATACTAATTGGTTATCTAGCCTTTCTTGATCCACCGAAAGAATCAACGGCTTCAGCTATTGAAAATTTACATAATTTAGGTGTCAATGTCAAAATTTTAACTGGTGACAATGCGCGTGTAACTAAAGCAATTTGTGCTAAAGTAGGAATTCCAGCGGATAAAATTATGCTTGGAAAAGATTTAATGGCTTTAAGTGATGAAGAATTAGCTGAAGTAGCAAACGATTATGATATTTATGCTAAATTAAGTCCTGATCAAAAAGCCAGAATTATTAATGCATTAAGAAGCAAAGGACATGTTGTCGGTTATATGGGTGACGGAATTAATGATGCACCAGCAATGAAAGTGGCTGATGTATCAATTTCTGTTGATACCGCAGTAGACATTGCCAAAGAAACTGCAAACATCATCTTGCTTGAAAAAGACTTAAATGTTCTAGCAACAGGAATTGTGGAAGGACGTAAAACTTACACAAACATGAATAAGTACATTAAGATGACAGTAAGTAGTAATTTTGGAAACATTATTAGTATTCTTTTTGCATCTCTACTTCTTGGTTTTGTGCCAATGTTAGCTGTTCAAATTTTGTTCTTAAATTTAATTTCAGATATTTCCTCAGGCGCTATTCCTTGAGATCGAGTAGATAAAAACTTTATTACCAAACCACGAAAATGAAATTCAAAAAGTGTTTTACGTTTTATGCTTTGATTTGGTCCTGTTTCTTCATTAATTGATATAGCAGCTTTTTTAATTTTAAAATTCTGACTGCTTCCAAGTCTTTATCCAAACGCAAGTAGTGGAGAATTTCAAACTTTATTTCAAACTGGTTGATTTATTCTCTCAATGTGAACACAGGCATTGGTAATTCATTTTATTCGAACCGAAAAAATTCCTTTCATTCAGTCAAAACCAACACCGATTCTATTAACTTTTACTATTTGTGCAATTACATTAGTTACGGCTGCACCTTATATTCCAGGTTTAAATGGTGCACTTAAATTAGAAGCATTAAACCCACTTTACTACGTTATGCTCTTTAGTTTACTTACCCTTTATATTACTTTGGTTTTGATTGTGAAAAAAATCTTTATTAAACGTTATAAAGAATTGCTTTAAAAAACAAAAATCAGAATTAGCTTTAAAACTTTTTCTGATTTTTTTATTTTTAATTAATTTTGAGTAAAGTGTTTAATCTTGAACATTAAAATGTGTTAAATTATATGCAAGTCACTTAATTTTAATTTCTTGTTTCTTATTATTATTTATTTATGTAACAAATGACTATCTATTATGGACAACTAATAAATTATTTTTATTTTTTTGTTTATGTTTTTAATTTATTTGCTAAGATTAAACGGCTAACATTTTGCTAAGTTAAGATAAATTTGAATGTTTTAGCAAACATTTGAAATTAATTTAAAAAAATTTAAAAAAATACTTGACTTTTTAAAAAGTTAGTTATAATAGTAAAGCAAACTTTAACAAGCATTGCAAAAATGTTCTTTGAAAACTAGACATATAAACATGACAGTCAATTTTTTCGAGAGTTTGATCCTGGCTCAGGATGAACGCTGGCTGTGTGCCTAATACATGCATGTCGAGCGAAGTTCTTCGGAACTTAGCGGCGAATGGGTGAGTAACACGTACTCAACGTACCCTTTAGATTGGGATAGCGGTTGGAAACAGCCGATAATACCAAATATGCACATTTTTCGCATGAAAAGTGTGTGAAAGGAGCAATTGTTCCGCTAAAGGAGCGGGGTGCGCAACATTAGCTAGTTGGTGAGGTAACGGCCCACCAAGGCGATGATGTTTAGCGGGGTTGAGAGACTGAACCGCCACACTGGGACTGAGATACGGCCCAGACTCCTACGGGAGGCAGCAGTAGGGAATATTCCACAATGGACGAAAGTCTGATGGAGCGACACAGCGTGCAGGATGAAGGCCCCATGGGTTGTAAACTGCTGTGGTAAGGGAAGAAAAAGCAGAAGAGTGGAACGCTTTTGCCTTGACGGTACCTTATTAGAAAGCGACGGCTAACTATGTGCCAGCAGCCGCGGTAATACATAGGTCGCAAGCGTTATCCGGAATTATTGGGCGTAAAGCGTCTGTAGGTTGTTTGTTAAGTCTGACGTCAAATTTTGGGGCTCAACCCCAAACCGCGTTGGATACTGGCATACTAGAGTTATGTAGAGGTTAGCGGAATTCCTTGTGAAGCGGTGGAATGCGTAGATATAAGGAAGAACACCAATATGGCGAAGGCAGCTAACTGGACATATACTGACACTGAGAGACGAAAGCGTGGGGAGCAAACAGGATTAGATACCCTGGTAGTCCACGCCCTAAACGATGATCATTAGCTGATGGAAAATTCATCGGCGCAGCTAACGCATTAAATGATCCGCCTGAGTAGTACGTTCGCAAGAATAAAACTTAAAGGAATTGACGGGGATCCGCACAAGCGGTGGAGCATGTGGTTTAATTTGAAGATACGCGTAGAACCTTACCCACTCTTGACATCTTCTGCAAAGCTATAGAGATATAGTGGAGGTTAACAGAATGACAGATGGTGCATGGTTGTCGTCAGCTCGTGTCGTGAGATGTACGGTTAAGTCCTGCAACGAGCGCAACCCTTGTCCTTAGTTACTAACATTAAGTTGAGCACTCTAAGGAGACTGCCCGAGTAATTGGGAGGAAGGTGGGGACGACGTCAAATCATCATGCCTCTTACGAGTGGGGCAACACACGTGCTACAATGGTCGGTACAAAGAGAAGCAAACTGGTGACAGGGAGCAAACCTCAAAAAACCGATCTCAGTTCGGATTGTAGTCTGCAACTCGACTACATGAAGTCGGAATCGCTAGTAATCGTAGATCAGCTACGCTACGGTGAATACGTTCTCGGGTCTTGTACACACCGCCCGTCAAACCATGGGAGCTGGTAATGCCCGAAGTCGGTTTATAAACAAACTGCCTAAGGCAGGACTGGTGACTGGGGTTAAGTCGTAACAAGGTATCCCTACGAGAACGTGGGGATGGATCACCTCCTTTCTACGGAGTACATTAAGAATTCAATTATTGGAATATGAATTCACTTTAACCTTAAATTTAATAATTTTCGACCTAACATCATTTTATATATATCAACAGTTCATGGCTTTTTTAGGTCATAAGCATTATGTCTAGTTTTGAGAGAACATTCTCTCAATTGTTCTTTGAAAACTGAATAGTAAATTATTTTAAAATATTTACAACGACATCTAAACAAATATAAATTTTAAATTTAGTCAATTTGTTTTGATTCATCGAGTAATCATAAAAGATTATGATTCATTGAAATGTCTTAAAATACACATCATAAAATAACCAATTAGGAACATACTTTTAAATAAGGAAGAGTTTGTGGTGGATGCCTTGGGTCTGAAAGTCGATGAAGGACGTGATTACCTGCGATAAGCCTCGTGGAGCCGGATATATGCTATGAAGCGGGGATTTCCGAATGGGGAAACCTAACTAGAGTAATGTCTAGTTGCCATTTTCTGAATACATAGGAAAATGAGTGAGACACCTTGTGAACTGAAACATCTTAGTAGCAAGAGGAAAAGAAAATAAATAATGATTTCTTTAGTAGCGGCGAGCGAACGAGAATGAGCCCAAACCATTTTTATGGGGTTGTAGGACGATCTACATAGAGTTACAAAACTTAATGATAGCAGAAGCTTTTGGGAAGAAGCGACAGAGAGGGTGATATCCCCGTATGCGAAATTGTTAAGTCTCTTGGTCGTATCCTGAGTAGGGCGGGGCACGTGAAACCCTGTCTGAATCTACCGGGACCACCCGGTAAGGCTAAATACTAATCAGACACCGATAGTGAACTAGTACCGTGAGGGAAAGGTGAAAAGAACCCCGAAAGGGGAGTGAAATAGATTCTGAAACCACTTACTTACAATTAGTCAGAGCCCGTTTATGGGTGATGGCGTACATCTTGCAGTATGGACCGGCGAGTTACTTTAACATGCGAGGTTAAGCGGAAAAAGCGGAGCCGTAGAGAAATCGAGTCTTAATAGGGCGCATTAGTATGTTGAAGTACACCCGAAACCAGGTGATCTATTCATGAGCAGGCTGAAACTTGGCTAACCCCAAGTGGAGGGCCGAACCGTAGTACGCTGAAAAGTGCCCGGATGACTTGTGAATAGCGGAGAAATTCCAATCGAACTTGGAGATAGCTGGTTCTCCTCGAAATAGCTTTAGGGCTAGCGTGTGATGTTAAGTTTTGGTGGTAGAGCACTGAATATGGAATGGCGGCGCCTAGCTGTACTGACTATAATCAAACTCCGAATACCATTATGTATTGTCATGCAGTCGGAACCGGGGTGCTAACGTCCCGGCTCGCGAGGGTAACAACCCAGATCGTCGGCTAAGGTCCCAAAATCGTGTTAAGTGAGAAAGGTTGTGAGATTTCATAAACAACTAGGAAGTTGGCTTAGAAGCAGCCACCTTTTAAAGAGTGCGTAATAGCTCACTAGTCAAGAGGTCTTGCGCCAATAATTTAACGGGACTAAAACACGATACCGAAGCCACGGGTACATTTGTACGTTAGAGGAGCGTTCTTAGGGCAATGAAGTCAGACCGTGAGGACTGGTGGAGCGCTAAGAAGTGAGAATGCCGGTATGAGTAACGATTCGTAGTGAGAATCTACGACGCCTATTGGGGAAGGTTTCCTGGGCAAGGTTCGTCCACCCAGGGTTAGTCAGGACCTAAGGCGAGGCCGACAGGCGTAGT
This Mycoplasmopsis columbina DNA region includes the following protein-coding sequences:
- the mgtA gene encoding magnesium-translocating P-type ATPase, whose translation is MAKKVKKNNETFNAKSSLIKYSQMSNNALFETFNSSLKGIASEEQILHNRQTYGENKLAKKGKATLFKRLFHSFINPFSIILIILAIVSMITDVILPLATKSGKPDPITMSIILIMVIISGVLNFVNESRSSASAEKLVKMVQTTTRVERDGIFYEIPLEEVVAGDIVILAAGDIIPADIKILSAKDLFVSQSSLTGESDAIEKFATNFADSSANVTDYTNLAFMGSNVVSGSAKAIVLNAGNHTYLGQIAQKINEKPTKTDFEKGIKSVSWLLIRVMLIVVPLVFIITGFRGEFKVGKTWLDAFLFAISVAVGLTPEMLPMIVTSTLAKGALSMSKKQTIVKSLGSIQNFGAMDIFCTDKTGTLTMDQVVLERHLDVAGQENNKVLKYGFLNSFYQTGLKNLLDISIIERTEELSDVDLTLRSLEDQYRKIDEIPFDFQRKRMSVVVRNKETKDSELITKGAVEEILNICTHIEYNGEVSQLNEKQVQKVLKHVDKLNDQGMRVIAVAKKSANYKNDKFELSDESDMILIGYLAFLDPPKESTASAIENLHNLGVNVKILTGDNARVTKAICAKVGIPADKIMLGKDLMALSDEELAEVANDYDIYAKLSPDQKARIINALRSKGHVVGYMGDGINDAPAMKVADVSISVDTAVDIAKETANIILLEKDLNVLATGIVEGRKTYTNMNKYIKMTVSSNFGNIISILFASLLLGFVPMLAVQILFLNLISDISSGAIPWDRVDKNFITKPRKWNSKSVLRFMLWFGPVSSLIDIAAFLILKFWLLPSLYPNASSGEFQTLFQTGWFILSMWTQALVIHFIRTEKIPFIQSKPTPILLTFTICAITLVTAAPYIPGLNGALKLEALNPLYYVMLFSLLTLYITLVLIVKKIFIKRYKELL